A region of Streptomyces sp. NBC_01267 DNA encodes the following proteins:
- a CDS encoding 2Fe-2S iron-sulfur cluster-binding protein: MFHPLRVSAVEQLTDDAVAITFAVPPELRETFRHTPGQHVALRRIVRGTEIRRTYSICTPAPERADEPVVQVGVRLVEGGEFSTYAFKELAVGDTVEVMEPMGRFSFEPRPGRFAAIVGGSGITPVLSIAATLLIREPEARFCLIRSDRTAASTMFLDEVADLKDRWPDRFQLVTVLSREEQQSGLPSGRLDQERLTGLLPALLPVTELDGWFLCGPFGLVQGAERALRGLGVAKTRIHQEIFHVDDGAAVTAAPPGAAVPSHSRLTATLDGRSGNWPVRDGDSLLETVLRSRSDAPYACKGGVCGTCRAFLVSGEVRMDRNYALEPEETEAGYVLACQSHPLTPEVELDFDR; this comes from the coding sequence ATGTTCCATCCGCTCCGGGTCAGCGCGGTCGAACAGCTCACGGACGACGCGGTGGCCATCACGTTCGCCGTACCGCCGGAACTGCGCGAGACGTTCCGCCACACACCCGGCCAGCACGTGGCGCTGCGTCGGATCGTGCGCGGTACGGAGATCCGGCGTACGTACTCGATCTGCACCCCGGCGCCCGAGCGGGCCGACGAACCCGTCGTCCAGGTGGGGGTGCGGCTGGTGGAGGGCGGTGAGTTCTCGACGTACGCGTTCAAGGAGCTGGCCGTCGGCGACACCGTCGAAGTGATGGAACCGATGGGACGCTTCAGCTTCGAGCCCCGCCCGGGAAGGTTCGCGGCGATCGTCGGCGGCAGCGGCATCACCCCGGTCCTCTCGATCGCCGCGACCCTGCTCATACGTGAGCCGGAGGCGCGGTTCTGCCTGATACGCAGCGACCGGACGGCGGCGTCGACGATGTTTCTCGACGAGGTCGCCGATCTGAAGGACCGCTGGCCCGACCGCTTCCAGTTGGTGACCGTGCTGTCCCGCGAGGAACAGCAGTCGGGGCTGCCCTCCGGGCGGCTCGACCAGGAGCGTCTGACCGGGCTGCTGCCCGCGCTGCTCCCGGTCACGGAGCTGGACGGCTGGTTCCTGTGCGGACCCTTCGGCCTGGTGCAGGGCGCCGAGCGGGCGCTGCGCGGGCTCGGCGTGGCCAAGACCCGTATCCATCAGGAAATCTTCCATGTCGACGACGGAGCGGCCGTCACCGCCGCCCCGCCCGGGGCAGCGGTCCCGTCACACAGCAGGCTGACCGCCACGCTCGACGGCCGTTCGGGCAACTGGCCGGTCCGGGACGGGGATTCGCTTCTCGAAACGGTCCTGCGCAGTCGCTCGGACGCGCCGTACGCCTGCAAGGGCGGGGTGTGCGGGACCTGCAGAGCCTTCCTGGTCTCGGGCGAAGTGCGGATGGACCGCAACTACGCGCTGGAGCCGGAGGAGACCGAAGCGGGATACGTACTGGCCTGCCAATCGCACCCGCTCACACCGGAAGTGGAGCTGGACTTCGACCGCTGA
- the tatA gene encoding Sec-independent protein translocase subunit TatA, which produces MLRNGLEPWHLLIVAIVVMVMFGSKKLPDTARALGKSMRILKSEAKAMKEDAAAGPASGTQTAEGAVPSVEPAGVKLSTEQQVPKSADTAA; this is translated from the coding sequence ATGCTCCGCAACGGACTGGAGCCCTGGCACCTGCTCATCGTGGCGATTGTGGTCATGGTGATGTTCGGCTCGAAGAAACTGCCCGACACGGCCCGCGCGCTGGGCAAGTCGATGCGCATCCTCAAGAGCGAGGCCAAGGCGATGAAGGAGGATGCGGCGGCGGGCCCCGCGTCCGGCACCCAGACGGCGGAAGGGGCTGTGCCGTCCGTGGAACCGGCCGGCGTGAAGCTGTCCACGGAGCAGCAGGTACCGAAGAGCGCCGACACCGCCGCCTGA
- the paaC gene encoding 1,2-phenylacetyl-CoA epoxidase subunit PaaC, which yields MTAALALGDDALVLSHRLGEWAGHAPVLEEEVALANIALDLLGQARVLLSLVGDEDELAYLREERAFRNLQLVEQENGDFAHTIARQLFFSTCQRLLYEQLAAGDGPFAPLSAKAVKEVAYHQDHAEQWTLRLGDGTAESHERMQRGLDALWRFTGEMFQPVEGLDVDWTALAADWSRSVTSVLERATLTVPAGPRSGAWSAGAGRQGLHTEPFGRMLAEMQHLHRSHPGATW from the coding sequence GTGACCGCGGCTCTCGCCCTGGGCGACGACGCACTGGTGCTCTCCCACCGGCTGGGGGAGTGGGCAGGACACGCGCCGGTACTGGAGGAGGAAGTCGCCCTCGCCAACATCGCACTGGACCTGCTGGGGCAGGCGCGGGTGCTGCTCTCCCTCGTCGGCGACGAGGACGAGCTCGCCTATCTCCGTGAGGAGCGTGCCTTCCGCAACCTCCAGCTGGTCGAGCAGGAGAACGGCGACTTCGCGCACACCATCGCCCGTCAGCTCTTCTTCTCCACCTGTCAGCGCCTGCTGTACGAGCAGTTGGCGGCCGGGGACGGCCCGTTCGCCCCGCTGTCCGCGAAGGCCGTCAAGGAAGTCGCCTACCACCAGGACCACGCCGAACAGTGGACGCTGCGACTGGGCGACGGGACAGCGGAGAGCCATGAGCGGATGCAGCGAGGCCTGGACGCCCTGTGGCGCTTCACCGGGGAAATGTTCCAACCCGTCGAAGGGCTGGACGTGGACTGGACAGCACTGGCAGCCGACTGGTCCCGGTCCGTGACCTCCGTACTGGAGCGGGCGACGCTGACGGTGCCGGCGGGGCCCCGGAGCGGGGCCTGGTCCGCGGGGGCCGGCCGGCAGGGACTGCACACCGAGCCGTTCGGGCGGATGCTCGCCGAGATGCAGCATCTGCACCGCAGCCACCCGGGGGCGACATGGTGA
- a CDS encoding rhodanese-like domain-containing protein encodes MNFAPLPQVDVAAVPADGLVLDVREDDEWAAGHAEGALHIPMSDFVARFGEVTEAVAENGKAFVICRVGGRSAQVTQYLVQQGIDAVNVDGGMLAWESAGRPMVADGGGPAFVV; translated from the coding sequence ATGAATTTCGCCCCGCTGCCCCAGGTGGATGTCGCGGCGGTGCCGGCTGACGGGCTGGTACTGGATGTCCGGGAGGACGACGAGTGGGCGGCCGGGCATGCCGAAGGGGCCCTGCACATTCCGATGAGCGACTTCGTGGCGCGCTTCGGTGAAGTGACGGAGGCCGTGGCCGAGAACGGCAAGGCCTTCGTGATCTGCCGGGTCGGTGGCCGTTCCGCGCAGGTCACCCAGTACTTGGTGCAGCAGGGCATCGACGCGGTGAACGTCGACGGCGGGATGCTTGCCTGGGAGAGCGCCGGGCGTCCGATGGTGGCGGACGGCGGAGGCCCGGCGTTCGTGGTCTGA
- the paaD gene encoding 1,2-phenylacetyl-CoA epoxidase subunit PaaD: MVTTTPLEADLRRLAGSVPDPELPVLTLEELGVLRGVEILGPGRVEVELTPTYTGCPAIEAMSSDIERVLHEHGIPEVSVRKVLSPAWSTDDITAEGRRKLAEFGIAPPRPTGPGAPVGVALSIRCPNCGSTETELLSRFSSTACKALRRCTSCHEPFDHFKEL, encoded by the coding sequence ATGGTGACCACGACACCGCTCGAAGCGGACCTGCGCCGTCTCGCCGGATCCGTCCCCGACCCCGAACTTCCGGTCCTGACGCTGGAGGAACTCGGCGTACTGCGCGGGGTCGAGATCCTCGGCCCCGGCCGGGTCGAGGTGGAACTCACCCCGACGTACACGGGCTGCCCCGCGATCGAGGCGATGTCCTCGGACATAGAGCGGGTGCTGCACGAACACGGCATACCGGAGGTCTCGGTCCGCAAGGTCCTGTCCCCCGCCTGGTCGACGGACGACATCACCGCCGAAGGACGCCGCAAGCTGGCCGAGTTCGGGATCGCTCCCCCGCGTCCGACCGGTCCGGGCGCCCCGGTCGGAGTCGCCCTGTCCATCCGCTGCCCGAACTGCGGATCGACCGAAACGGAGCTGCTGAGCCGCTTCTCCTCCACGGCGTGCAAAGCACTGCGCCGCTGCACCTCCTGCCATGAACCCTTCGACCACTTCAAGGAGTTGTAG
- a CDS encoding FMN-dependent NADH-azoreductase yields MATLLHIDSAVFPQGSVSREVTAAYVNAWREQHPDGTVVYRDLAADPLPHLDAASTAAGAEAPLRAELATELAEADAVLIGAPMYNFTIPSTLKAWLDHVIIVGHNAGGAESPLAGTPFTVVASRGGSYAPGTPREGFEFVQNYLEKLLTGMFGAEVDFIVPELTLAASQPAMADLIPLAEASRAKALDDAASKAKALASRLAA; encoded by the coding sequence ATGGCTACCCTTCTGCATATCGACTCCGCCGTCTTTCCGCAGGGTTCCGTGTCCCGAGAGGTCACAGCCGCCTATGTGAACGCCTGGCGCGAGCAGCACCCCGACGGCACGGTCGTCTACCGCGATCTGGCAGCCGACCCGCTGCCGCACCTGGACGCCGCCAGTACGGCCGCAGGCGCCGAGGCCCCGCTCCGCGCCGAGCTCGCCACCGAACTCGCCGAAGCCGACGCCGTACTGATCGGCGCCCCCATGTACAACTTCACGATCCCCTCCACCCTCAAGGCATGGCTCGACCACGTGATCATCGTCGGCCACAACGCGGGCGGCGCGGAGAGCCCGCTGGCCGGCACCCCGTTCACCGTGGTGGCCAGCCGTGGCGGCTCGTACGCGCCCGGCACGCCCCGCGAGGGCTTCGAGTTCGTGCAGAACTACCTGGAGAAGCTGCTGACGGGCATGTTCGGCGCCGAAGTCGACTTCATCGTGCCCGAGTTGACCCTTGCTGCCTCGCAGCCCGCCATGGCCGACCTCATCCCGCTCGCCGAGGCCTCCCGCGCCAAGGCCCTCGATGACGCCGCCTCGAAGGCCAAGGCGCTCGCTTCACGCCTCGCCGCCTGA
- a CDS encoding acyl-CoA dehydrogenase family protein, translated as MDFTFTEEQQAAVEAAKAVFSGVAPDGVPSPALSAGAVAEDFDRALWGKLAEADLLSLVLDPGYGGAGLGPIALCLVLREASRVLARVPLLETSAVAMTVQRYGDAELSGEILPAVGRGELVLTVGANGRTGHDPAELAVTARREDDGWVLDGVQTGVPWAQTADRVAVPAHTGAGHPVIALVPRSAQGADQPGITLAEQFSTNGERFAEVRLESVRLADRDVIDADGAWESLRDLLTTGTCALALGLGEGVLTMTSAYTSKREQFGFPVATFQSVAVQAADRYIDLRAMEVTLWQAAWRISTGASGALPAAGDIAVAKIWASEGVRRVVQTAQHLHGGFGADTDYPLHRYHAWAKQLELSLGPAAAHEEALGDLLAAHPLG; from the coding sequence GTGGACTTCACCTTCACCGAGGAGCAGCAGGCGGCCGTTGAGGCGGCGAAGGCAGTCTTCTCGGGCGTCGCGCCCGACGGAGTGCCCAGCCCCGCGCTCAGCGCCGGGGCAGTGGCCGAGGACTTCGACCGGGCACTGTGGGGCAAGCTGGCGGAGGCCGACCTGCTGAGCCTCGTGCTGGACCCCGGGTACGGCGGGGCAGGACTCGGACCGATCGCACTCTGCCTGGTACTGCGCGAGGCCTCCCGGGTGCTGGCCCGGGTGCCCCTGCTGGAGACCAGCGCGGTCGCCATGACCGTACAGCGATACGGAGACGCCGAGTTGAGCGGTGAGATCCTGCCCGCCGTCGGCCGCGGCGAGCTGGTCCTCACCGTCGGGGCCAACGGCCGTACCGGCCACGACCCCGCCGAACTGGCCGTCACCGCCCGCCGGGAGGACGACGGCTGGGTACTCGACGGAGTGCAGACAGGTGTTCCCTGGGCGCAGACCGCGGACCGCGTCGCGGTACCCGCCCACACCGGCGCGGGCCACCCGGTGATCGCCCTCGTCCCCCGCTCCGCGCAGGGAGCCGATCAGCCGGGGATCACTCTGGCCGAGCAGTTCTCCACCAACGGAGAACGCTTCGCCGAGGTCCGGCTGGAATCCGTGCGCCTCGCGGACCGCGACGTCATCGACGCCGACGGCGCCTGGGAGTCCCTGCGAGACCTGCTGACCACCGGGACCTGCGCGCTCGCGCTCGGCCTGGGCGAGGGCGTGCTCACCATGACCAGCGCCTACACCAGCAAACGGGAGCAGTTCGGTTTCCCGGTCGCCACCTTTCAGTCGGTCGCTGTCCAGGCCGCCGACCGGTACATCGACCTCCGCGCCATGGAGGTCACGCTCTGGCAGGCCGCCTGGCGCATCTCCACCGGTGCGAGCGGGGCGCTTCCCGCGGCCGGTGACATCGCCGTGGCCAAGATCTGGGCATCCGAAGGCGTACGCCGGGTCGTCCAGACCGCGCAGCATCTGCACGGCGGCTTCGGCGCGGACACCGACTACCCGCTGCACCGCTATCACGCCTGGGCCAAACAGCTGGAGCTCTCACTCGGCCCCGCCGCGGCCCACGAGGAAGCGCTGGGCGATCTGCTGGCCGCCCATCCCCTCGGCTGA
- a CDS encoding LCP family protein, translated as MKSSDRTTPAHDRRAHGASRAQNRGKRRKRSRVRLVLAIAVSVVVLATAGAGWLYLRLSGNINSFSSDGVAVNRPAASTKGENVLVIGSDARTGGNSALGGGDKNDVGRSDTAFLLHIYADHKHALAVSIPRDTLVTIPSCKLPNGSWTQPQSATMFNAAYSVGQTAKGNPACTQNTVEKLTGLRVDHTVVVDFEGFSRLTGVVGGVQVCLPQDIYQRDLNPNQTARGKLLFHRGEQNVSGQQALDYVRIRHGIGDGSDIGRIKRQQAFVSALLKKVKDDGFTPTKLLPLADAATHSLTVDPGLSSADKLLSFVMSMKGIDLHNVKFITVPWRYQGSRVAIVEPDADALWSTLREDRTLDGKDASGKNGDKAPSPSPSAEGPVSGTGIAVAVQNGTTVTGLAGRAAQTLKDHSFTVTGTGTAGSQDHTSTVIDYGPGQKAKARTVARLFAGAELQESTAPGITVTVGTSYAADPTATASSAPSSVPSSVASGARSGDDGPCSDLSYG; from the coding sequence ATGAAATCCAGCGACAGGACGACACCCGCCCACGACCGACGGGCTCACGGCGCGAGCCGCGCGCAGAACCGCGGGAAGCGGCGCAAACGCAGCCGGGTACGGCTCGTACTCGCCATAGCCGTGTCCGTGGTGGTGCTCGCCACCGCCGGAGCCGGCTGGCTCTACCTCCGGCTGAGCGGCAACATCAACTCCTTCAGCTCGGACGGAGTCGCCGTGAACCGCCCGGCGGCCTCCACCAAGGGCGAGAACGTGCTGGTCATCGGTTCGGACGCGCGAACCGGCGGGAACAGCGCACTGGGCGGCGGCGACAAGAACGACGTGGGCCGTTCCGACACCGCGTTCCTGCTGCACATCTACGCCGACCACAAGCACGCGCTCGCCGTGTCCATCCCGCGCGACACCCTCGTCACCATCCCGTCGTGCAAACTGCCCAACGGCAGCTGGACCCAGCCGCAGTCCGCCACCATGTTCAACGCGGCGTACTCCGTCGGCCAGACCGCCAAGGGCAACCCGGCCTGCACCCAGAACACCGTGGAGAAGCTGACCGGACTACGGGTCGACCACACCGTCGTCGTCGACTTCGAGGGCTTCTCACGACTCACCGGCGTCGTCGGCGGCGTCCAGGTCTGCCTGCCGCAGGACATCTACCAGCGGGACCTCAACCCGAACCAGACCGCCCGCGGCAAGCTCCTCTTCCACCGCGGCGAGCAGAACGTGTCCGGGCAGCAGGCACTGGACTACGTACGGATCAGGCACGGCATCGGGGACGGCTCGGACATCGGCCGGATCAAACGCCAGCAGGCCTTCGTCTCCGCCCTGCTCAAGAAGGTGAAGGACGACGGCTTCACGCCCACCAAACTGCTGCCGCTCGCCGACGCGGCCACCCACTCGCTGACCGTCGACCCCGGCCTGTCGAGCGCCGACAAACTGCTCTCCTTCGTGATGTCCATGAAGGGCATCGACCTGCACAACGTCAAGTTCATCACCGTCCCCTGGCGGTACCAGGGCTCCCGCGTCGCCATCGTGGAACCGGACGCCGACGCCCTGTGGTCCACCCTCCGGGAGGACCGGACCCTGGACGGGAAGGACGCGAGCGGCAAGAACGGCGACAAGGCGCCGTCCCCCTCGCCGAGCGCCGAGGGCCCCGTGTCCGGCACCGGCATCGCCGTCGCCGTCCAGAACGGCACCACCGTCACCGGGCTGGCCGGCCGCGCCGCGCAGACCCTGAAGGACCACAGCTTCACCGTGACCGGGACCGGGACGGCGGGCAGCCAGGACCACACCTCGACCGTCATCGACTACGGACCCGGCCAGAAGGCGAAGGCCCGGACCGTGGCCCGGCTCTTCGCCGGGGCGGAACTCCAGGAATCCACCGCCCCGGGAATCACCGTGACCGTGGGCACGTCCTACGCCGCCGACCCCACGGCCACCGCGAGCAGCGCCCCCTCATCGGTCCCCTCGTCCGTGGCCTCCGGCGCCAGATCCGGCGACGACGGCCCGTGCAGCGACCTGTCCTACGGATGA
- a CDS encoding MarR family winged helix-turn-helix transcriptional regulator gives MTGKDPQGHDASVDTIQRELTAFARRARATAARLHPELPLVSYTLLAHIDDSQGCRATDLAAHYMLDKSTISRQLAGLEKLGLVERRPAPDDQRVQVLHPTEAGTKMLASTQGSRRAAVRDRLADWSEEDLDRFAAYLLRYNSAELSQDLP, from the coding sequence ATGACCGGCAAAGATCCGCAGGGACACGATGCGTCCGTCGACACCATCCAGCGCGAACTGACCGCGTTCGCCCGGCGCGCCCGCGCGACGGCCGCCCGCCTCCACCCGGAGCTTCCACTGGTCTCGTACACCTTGCTGGCGCACATCGACGACAGCCAGGGCTGCCGTGCGACCGACCTCGCGGCCCACTACATGCTCGACAAGTCCACGATCAGCCGACAGCTCGCGGGCCTGGAGAAGCTCGGCCTGGTCGAACGCCGCCCCGCCCCTGACGACCAGCGCGTCCAGGTCCTCCATCCCACCGAGGCGGGCACCAAGATGCTCGCCTCGACCCAGGGAAGCCGACGCGCGGCCGTACGCGACCGCCTGGCCGACTGGAGCGAGGAGGACCTCGATCGCTTCGCGGCCTATCTACTGCGTTACAACTCGGCGGAGTTGAGCCAGGACCTGCCATAG
- a CDS encoding winged helix-turn-helix transcriptional regulator produces the protein MAEHGEKACQQVGGAITRVFELLGKRWTGLIVAVLMQQPVYFADLRRAIPGISERMLSDRLTELAVAGLLVREVDEGPPLRVSYRLTEAGRALGPALHELGKWSEAYLPVGKGPC, from the coding sequence ATGGCGGAACACGGTGAGAAGGCGTGCCAGCAGGTCGGCGGGGCGATCACGCGCGTCTTCGAACTGCTGGGCAAGCGCTGGACCGGCCTGATCGTGGCCGTGCTGATGCAGCAGCCGGTGTACTTCGCGGATCTGCGGCGGGCGATCCCGGGGATCAGTGAGCGGATGCTCTCCGATCGGCTGACCGAGCTCGCGGTGGCGGGACTGCTTGTGCGCGAGGTCGACGAAGGGCCTCCGCTGCGGGTCTCGTACCGGCTGACGGAGGCGGGCCGGGCGCTCGGGCCCGCTCTTCATGAGCTCGGTAAGTGGTCGGAGGCGTATCTGCCGGTCGGGAAAGGCCCCTGCTAG
- a CDS encoding TerD family protein, whose protein sequence is MGVSLAKGGNVSLSKEAPGLTAVVVGLGWDVRTTTGADYDLDASALLCNDSGKVVSDRHFVFYNNLTSPDGSVEHTGDNLTGEGEGDDESIKVNLAAVPAEVTKIVFPVSIHEAEGRGQSFGQVRNAFIRVINQAGGAEIARYDLSEDASTETAMVFGELYRNGAEWKFRAVGQGYASGLAGIAADFGVSV, encoded by the coding sequence ATGGGTGTGAGCCTCGCCAAGGGCGGAAACGTCTCGCTGAGCAAGGAGGCGCCCGGCCTGACCGCCGTCGTGGTGGGCCTCGGCTGGGACGTGCGTACGACGACGGGTGCGGACTACGACCTGGACGCCAGTGCGCTGCTGTGCAACGACTCCGGGAAGGTCGTCTCCGACCGGCACTTCGTCTTCTACAACAACCTGACCAGCCCGGACGGGTCCGTCGAGCACACGGGCGACAACCTCACCGGTGAAGGTGAGGGCGACGACGAGTCCATCAAGGTCAACCTTGCTGCGGTACCCGCCGAGGTCACCAAGATCGTCTTTCCGGTCTCGATCCACGAGGCGGAGGGGCGTGGCCAGAGCTTCGGTCAGGTCCGCAACGCGTTCATCCGCGTCATCAACCAGGCGGGCGGGGCCGAGATCGCCCGATACGACCTGAGCGAGGACGCCTCCACGGAGACGGCGATGGTCTTCGGCGAGCTCTACCGCAACGGTGCGGAGTGGAAGTTCCGTGCGGTGGGCCAGGGTTACGCCTCCGGCCTGGCAGGCATCGCCGCTGACTTCGGCGTCAGCGTCTGA
- a CDS encoding tellurite resistance TerB family protein, which produces MALWDRIKDSASTMQTQLNAKKNDLKSGAFRDASMAMCALVAAADGSIDASERQRVASLIGSNEVLQNFSADDLQQRFNDYCQKLTADFDFGKVSILQTIGKVSKKPTEARAVIQIGIVIGGADGDFDATERAVVREACFAVGIAPAEFDL; this is translated from the coding sequence ATGGCTCTCTGGGACCGCATCAAGGACTCGGCGTCGACGATGCAGACGCAGCTCAATGCCAAGAAGAACGACCTCAAGAGCGGGGCGTTCCGCGACGCGAGCATGGCGATGTGCGCACTGGTCGCTGCGGCCGACGGATCCATCGACGCCTCCGAGCGTCAGCGCGTCGCTTCCCTCATCGGGTCGAACGAGGTGCTGCAGAACTTCTCCGCTGACGACCTTCAGCAGCGCTTCAACGATTACTGCCAGAAGCTGACCGCCGACTTCGACTTCGGCAAGGTCAGCATCCTGCAGACCATCGGCAAGGTCAGCAAGAAGCCGACCGAGGCCCGCGCTGTGATCCAGATCGGCATCGTCATCGGCGGAGCCGACGGCGACTTCGACGCGACCGAGCGGGCTGTGGTCCGTGAGGCGTGCTTCGCCGTGGGGATCGCCCCGGCCGAGTTCGACCTCTAG
- a CDS encoding BlaI/MecI/CopY family transcriptional regulator: MGGEKDSRAPGPRARRRGQGELEAQVLSVLGTAHEPATAAWVQEQLGGGLAYTTVITILTRLHEKKAVRRTSTGRPILWEPVADESGLAALRMRQLLDKQENRGAVLSSFVSALSLDDEHLLRSLLNETSDAPTDEAES; this comes from the coding sequence ATGGGCGGAGAGAAGGACAGCCGGGCCCCCGGCCCGCGTGCCCGCAGACGAGGACAGGGCGAACTCGAGGCCCAGGTCCTGTCCGTGCTCGGTACGGCCCATGAACCCGCCACGGCCGCCTGGGTGCAGGAGCAGCTGGGCGGCGGCCTCGCCTACACCACGGTCATCACCATCCTGACGCGGCTGCACGAGAAGAAGGCCGTCAGGCGAACCAGTACCGGGCGCCCCATCCTCTGGGAGCCGGTGGCCGACGAGTCCGGTCTCGCGGCCCTGCGGATGCGGCAGTTGCTCGACAAGCAGGAGAACCGCGGCGCGGTGCTCTCCAGCTTCGTCTCCGCCCTCTCCCTCGACGACGAGCATCTGCTGCGCTCGCTTCTCAACGAGACCTCCGACGCCCCGACGGACGAAGCGGAGAGCTGA
- a CDS encoding M56 family metallopeptidase, whose amino-acid sequence MGVFVLLPLVLPLTALPIARLAEQHLHPRSAARLLTLVAVILAACSTLCLGLLMVVGTAQLPGNPLPDGWSDPEVRDAVPCFEVVGKAAIVALALVAAGCTLTLYHHLGFRAGAHRTLALLPTPSEVAVLPDDTPYAYALPGSPGRIVMSTGMASCLTEEERGVLLAHERAHLTGHHHRLLLASRLAGCANPLLRPLREAVAYSTERWADEEAAQVTGDRRMTARAVGRAALVSRRATAPGLAAFAGAGPVPRRVAALLGPPPATSGWPPALTTAGFAALVAAAGTAASTLSALNSAFALFLVLEAATPL is encoded by the coding sequence ATGGGCGTGTTCGTCCTCCTGCCCCTGGTTCTGCCGCTGACCGCCCTGCCCATCGCGCGCCTGGCCGAACAGCATCTGCATCCACGGAGCGCCGCCCGGCTGCTCACCCTGGTCGCGGTGATCCTCGCCGCGTGCAGCACGCTCTGTCTGGGACTGCTGATGGTCGTGGGCACCGCCCAACTCCCGGGAAATCCTCTCCCGGACGGCTGGTCCGACCCCGAAGTGCGGGACGCCGTCCCCTGTTTCGAGGTGGTCGGCAAGGCCGCCATCGTGGCCCTCGCCCTGGTAGCGGCCGGCTGCACACTCACCCTGTACCACCACCTCGGATTCCGGGCCGGGGCCCACCGGACGCTGGCCCTGCTGCCGACCCCGTCCGAGGTCGCGGTCCTGCCCGACGACACCCCGTACGCGTACGCCCTGCCCGGATCGCCCGGCCGGATCGTGATGTCCACCGGCATGGCCTCCTGCCTCACCGAGGAGGAGCGCGGAGTGCTGCTCGCCCATGAGCGCGCGCATCTGACGGGCCACCACCACCGGCTGCTGCTCGCGTCGCGGCTGGCCGGCTGCGCGAATCCGCTGCTGCGACCGCTGCGGGAAGCCGTCGCGTACAGCACCGAGCGGTGGGCCGACGAGGAGGCGGCGCAGGTCACCGGCGACCGGCGGATGACCGCACGCGCCGTCGGCCGAGCGGCGCTCGTCAGCCGCCGGGCCACCGCCCCCGGACTGGCCGCGTTCGCGGGAGCGGGACCGGTCCCGCGCAGGGTGGCGGCCCTGCTGGGACCCCCGCCCGCCACCAGTGGCTGGCCACCGGCCCTGACGACAGCGGGGTTCGCCGCGCTGGTCGCGGCAGCGGGGACGGCCGCGTCGACACTGTCCGCGCTCAATTCGGCCTTCGCGCTGTTCCTCGTACTCGAAGCGGCCACACCGCTCTGA